The following are encoded together in the Kwoniella europaea PYCC6329 chromosome 1, complete sequence genome:
- a CDS encoding ribulose-phosphate 3-epimerase: MSKCIISPSVLASDLSKLSDECQRMIDNGCDWLHMDVMDGNFVPNITMGAPILTWVKKNVPEIFMDCHMMVADPAKWVPEVAKAGGKSYTFHYEATSDPEGVISLIKQHDMLVGLAISPETPASVITESLGNAVDMLLVMTVRPGHGGQKFMPECLEKVKELRERFPGKNIQVDGGVGSGNACQCARAGSNVLVAGTAIFGAEDPKKTIQEMRSTVDQVIAEQKK, from the exons ATGTCAAAGTGTATCATCTCTCCCTCCGTACTTGCT AGTGATCTTTCGAAATTGTCAGACGAATGTCAACGAATGATCGACAATGGATGCGACTGGTTACATATGG ACGTCATGGACGGCAACTTTGTACCCAATATAACGATGGGTGCCCCAATCTTGAcatgggtgaagaagaacgtcCCAGAGATATTTATGGATTGTCATATGATGGTTGCGGATCCAGCTAAATGGGTGCCGGAAGTTGCTAAAGCTGGCGGAAAGAGTTATACCTTCCATTATGAGGCTACTT CCGACCCAGAAGGAGTCATCTCCCTAATCAAGCAACACGACATGCTCGTCGGCCTTGCCATATCGCCCGAAACTCCCGCTAGCGTCATTACCGAATCACTCGGAAACGCCGTCGACATGTTATTAGTCATGACCGTCAGACCAGGACACGGTGGTCAGAAGTTCATGCCTGAATGTTTGGAGAAGGTCAAGGAGCTTCGAGAGAGGTTCCCAGGTAAGAATATCCAGGTTGATGGTGGAGTAGGATCAGGGAATGCTTGTCAGTGCGCTAGAGCTG GCTCAAACGTCCTTGTAGCTGGAACAGCTATCTTCGGAGCTGAAGATCCTAAAAAGACGATCCAGGAGATGAGATCTACCGTCGATCAAGTTATCGCTGAGCAGAAGAAATAG
- a CDS encoding pre-mRNA-splicing ATP-dependent RNA helicase PRP28 encodes MAGPLSVDEILAKQKTEKEAASKPKFLSKADRAKLALEKRQAEVQTQQEREEAERRQRIEFERAAEEERRRADAARYGADVRGSCECPLFDAVETPLPLPIPIPLFFYVPYADIKLSDDRFGRQEYGRPDPRYTNGHNASRANVPTGPRGNVPPSGPRGMRDSGTPLPYNGNGNGLSTGPSTPKAGSSTPGPNSPGDVALPTDTELNALKARYLGQKVDGKKPRLRKANDKKVVFDWNENDDTTLNERGTWTMDIKQKGPGGAMFGGRLAGFDEGGQRRGQQAFTDNHADALERRRAGKGSNDDRHWSEKPLEEMKDRDWRIFREDFAIAARGGNIPVPLRSWRESNIPLNILDIIEEIGYKEPSPIQRQAIPIGMQNRDLIGIAKTGSGKTAAFVIPMLDYIGHLPPFNDENRHKGPYALIMAPTRELAQQIEQEAARFAKPLGYNCVSIVGGRSVEEQQFNLRNGAEIIIATPGRLKDMIDKSMLVMSQCRYVVMDEADRMVDLGFELDLNFILDAMPATFVKPDDAEINHALKSGEWQGWRVTTLFSATMPPAVERLARKYLRKPATVTIGNAGEAVDTVEQRVEFVHGGEEKRKSRLIEILRTIGLPPPIIIFVNQKKTADMVLRYVQQAGLSGVSLHSGKSQEQRESSLQALRDGQVSVLVATDLAGRGIDVPDVSLVINWQMSDTIEKYVHRIGRTGRAGKNGLAITFLTNDDDEVMYDLRVEVEKSKMSKMNSELARHEAAKTKVTREMKRKRDDNDE; translated from the exons ATGGCAGGACCACTGTCAGTAGATGAGATATTAGCCAAACAAAAGACAGAGAAAGAGGCAGCTTCAAAG CCCAAGTTCCTGTCCAAAGCCGACCGAGCCAAGCTAGCATTGGAGAAACGGCAAGCTGAAGTGCAAACTCAGcaggaaagggaagaagctgaacgtAGACAGCGTATAGAGTTTGAACGTGCTgctgaagaggagaggaggagggCTGATGCCGCCAGGTATGGTGCAGATGTTAGGGGATCATGCGAGTGTCCTCTCTTTGATGCTGTTGAGaccccactcccactccctATTCCCATACCGCTTTTCTTTTACGTACCGTACGCTGATATAAAACTCTCAGACGACCGATTCGGAAGACAAGAGTACGGACGACCCGATCCTCGATATACCAACGGCCATAATGCATCTCGGGCGAACGTACCTACCGGACCAAGAGGGAATGTTCCCCCCTCCGGACCTAGGGGGATGAGAGACTCTGGTACTCCTCTGCCATACAATGGCAACGGTAATGGACTGTCGACCGGACCTTCAACGCCCAAAGCTGGATCTTCAACTCCCGGACCAAATTCTCCCGGTGACGTCGCTCTACCGACAGATACAGAGCTGAACGCGTTGAAGGCTAGATATTTAGGTCAAAAagtagatgggaagaaacCTAGGTTGAGAAAAGCAAATGATAAGAAAGTGGTATTCGATTGGAACGAAAATGACGATACGACATTGAATGAACGGGGTACATGGACGATGGATATCAAGCAGAAGGGTCCAGGAGGTGCGATGTTTGGGGGGAGGTTAGCGGGTTTCGACGAAGGTGGTCAGAGGAGGGGTCAACAGGCTTTTACTGATAA CCACGCAGACGCCCTGGAACGTCGACGAGCAGGTAAAGGATCCAACGATGATCGACACTGGTCCGAAAAACCTctagaagagatgaaagatcgtGATTGGCGTATCTTCAGGGAAGATTTCGCTATCGCCGCCAGAGGTGGTAATATTCCCGTGCCACTACGGTCATGGAGAGAGTCGAATATACCGCTAAATATCTTGGACATAATCGAAGAGATCGGGTATAAAGAACCTTCACCTATTCAGAGACAGGCTATACCGATTGGTATGCAGAATAGGGATTTGATCGGTATCGCCAAGACTG GTTCCGGTAAAACCGCTGCTTTCGTCATACCCATGCTAGATTACATCGGTCATTTACCCCCATTCAACGATGAAAACCGACATAAAGGTCCTTACGCTTTGATCATGGCGCCGACTCGAGAGTTGGCTCAACAGATTGAACAAGAAGCTGCGCGATTCGCCAAGCCCCTAGGTTACAACTGTGTATCTATCGTTGGTGGAAGATCAGTAGAAGAACAGCAATTCAACTTACGAAACGGTGCTGAGATCATTATTGCCACCCCTGGTCGTCTAAAAGATATGATCGATAAATCAATGCTGGTCATGTCTCAATGTCGTTACGTCGTCATGGATGAAGCCGATAGAATGGTCGATCTAGGTTTCGAATTGGATCTTAACTTTATCTTGGATGCTATGCCTGCTACGTTCGTCAAACCGGATGATGCTGAGATAAATCATGCTTTGAAGTCGGGTGAATGGCAAGGATGGAGAGTGACCACCTTGTTCTCCGCTACTATGCCTCCTGCGGTAGAACGATTAGCTCGGAAGTACCTCAGAAAACCTGCAACAGTCACTATTGGTAACGCAGGTGAAGCAGTCGATACTGTCGAGCAACGAGTCGAGTTCGTCCAcggtggagaagagaagaggaaatcgaGACTCATCGAGATCTTACGAACTATCGGCTTACCTCCGCCTATCATCATATTCGTTAATCAGAAGAAGACCGCTGATATGGTACTTCGATATGTTCAACAAGCCGGCTTGAGTGGTGTCTCGTTACATTCAGGTAAATCACAAGAACAGAGAGAAAGTTCGCTTCAAGCTTTACGTGATGGTCAGGTTTCAGTACTGGTAGCTACAGATCTGGcaggaagaggtatagaTGTACCGGATGTTTCGTTGGTTATCAATTGGCAAATGTCAGATACGATTGAGAAGTACGTTCATAGAATCGGAAGAACAGGTAGAGCGGGTAAGAATGGTTTGGCGATTACATTCTTGaccaacgatgatgatgaggtcatGTATGATTTGAGGGTTGAGGTGGAAAAAtcaaagatgtcaaagatgaATTCTGAATTGGCGAGACATGAGGCTGCGAAGACGAAAGTGacaagggagatgaag agaaagagggatgataatgatgagtAG
- a CDS encoding cytochrome c, with translation MSDKYTPGDASKGAGIFKTRCAQCHTLGAGEANKVGPNLHGLFGRKSGTVEGFSYTAANVNKGVTWEGQTLFEYLENPKKYIPGTKMAFAGLKKAKDRNDLIAHLEEAVGSVSHRS, from the exons ATGTCTGACAAATACACTCCTG GTGACGCCTCCAAAGGTGCTGGTATCTTCAAG ACAAGATGCGCTCAATGTCACACTCTAGGCGCCGGCGAAGCGAATAAAGTGGGCCCTAACCTCCATGGTTTGTTCGGACGAAAGAGCGGAACCGTTGAGGGATTCTCATATACCG CTGCCAACGTTAACAAGGGTGTTACCTGG GAAGGACAAACTCTTTTCGAATACCTCGAGAACCCTAAGAAGTATATTCCTGGAACCAAGATGGCTTTCGCTGGTTTGAAGAAGGCGAAGGATAGGAATGATCTCATCGCTCATTTAGAAGAAGCCGTAGGTTCCGTTTCTCACCGTTCATAG